One genomic window of Nicotiana sylvestris chromosome 10, ASM39365v2, whole genome shotgun sequence includes the following:
- the LOC138880065 gene encoding uncharacterized protein — MAITDEDNNHSPANSSLTSSATRFTTLDHNHPLYLQPTDTPGSSLISLQLTGSDNYAIWSRSMRIDLLVRPGLMSSVVYASNAYKVWEDLKERFDKGTMIVADYFSKLRDLWDEFDALMPYLGIHVQNLRIPNINKAYSLLVDLESQMSLVNFTQLVQVAEVAEGSAMFSNKGPIATRGNSIPQKKIPQCEYCHCK, encoded by the exons ATGGCAATTACAGATGAAGATAACAATCACTCACCTGCAAATTCCTCTCTGACGTCCAGTGCGACCAGATTCACCACACTCGACCACAATCATCCTCTCTACCTTCAACCTACAGATACTCCAGGTAGTTCTCTGATCTCTCTTCAATTGACTGGCTCAGACAACTACGCTATATGGAGTAGATCTATGCGAATTGATTTGCTAG TACGACCAGGATTGATGAGTAGTGTTGTATATGCATCCAATGCTTACAAGGTCTGGGAAGATTTAAAGGAAAGGTTTGACAAG GGAACTATGATTGTTGCTGATTACTTCTCCAAGCTAAGAGATTTGTGGGATGAATTTGATGCACTCATGCCTTACCTGGGTATCCATGTCCAGAATCTAAGAA TTCCTAACATCAACAAAGCCTACTCTTTACTTGTCGATCTTGAGAGTCAGATGAGTCTAGTAAATTTTACACAATTAGTACAGGTTGCAGAAGTTGCTGAAGGCAGTGCAATGTTTAGCAACAAAGGTCCAATAGCTACAAGGGGAAATTCCATACCTCAGAAGAAGATCCCTCAGTGTGAGTACTGCCATTGCAAATGA